A stretch of DNA from Bacillus sp. NP157:
GCGGTGGCGGCGATGGATTGAAGAGCGGGCTTGAACTGTCCAACCCCGACGGCGTCAAGCTCAAACGCGGCGCGGTGGGCCGCCTGTTCTTCCAGCAGCGCACCGGCCACGGCAACGGCAAGGCCGACAACCAGATCCTGGCGGCGGTGATCGACCTGCGCGACCAGTATCCGGATCGCCCGGTGATCCTGGTCACCAAGGACATCAACCTCCGCATCAAGGCGTCGATCTACGGCATCACGGCCGAGGACTACGAGAACGATCGCGCGCTCGACGATTTCGCCCTGCTGTTCACGGGCTCCGAGGAGCTGCCCGAGGATTTCTGGACGCGCCATCCGGAGCTCCGCTCGTGGAACGAACGCGGCCGCACCTTCTATGAAGTGGACGTGCGCGAAGACGAGCACTGGTACGCCAACGAGTGCCTGTACATGCCCGGCGAGAACGACGTCGAGCTGCGCGTGGTGGAACTCACGGGCCCTGAAGATGCCCAGCGCGCCAGGCTGGTCCTGCTCGACGACCATACGCATGCGGCACATGGCGTGTGGGGCATCGCAGCGCGCAATCGCGAACAGAACTTCGCAATGAACCTGCTGATGGACCCCGACGTGGATTTCGTCACCCTGCTCGGCACGGCGGGCACCGGCAAGACCCTGCTCGCGCTCGCCGCCGGCCTGGCCCAGGTGATGGATCAGCAGCGTTATCGCGAGATCATCATGACCCGCGCGACGGTGTCGGTCGGCGAAGACATCGGCTTCCTCCCGGGCACGGAGGAAGAGAAGATGACGCCATGGATGGGCGCCCTCACCGATAACCTCGAGGTGCTGGCCAATCCCGAGGAAGGCGGTTCGTGGGGCCGGCAGGCCACCAACGACCTGCTCGCCTCGCGGGTGAAGATCCGCTCGCTCAACTTCATGCGCGGCCGCACCTTCCTCAGCCGCTACCTGATCATCGACGAGGCGCAGAACCTCACGCCGAAGCAGATGAAGACCCTGATCACCCGCGCCGGCCCCGGCACCAAGATCGTTTGCCTGGGCAACGTGGAGCAGATCGATACGCCGTACCTCACCGAGACCACCTCCGGCCTCACCTACGCGGTCGACCGCTTCAAGATGTGGGCCCATTCCGGGCACATCACCCTGCGGCGCGGCGAGCGCTCCAGGCTGGCCGACTTCGCCTCCGAGGCGTTGTAAGCACCACCGCCGGGGCGGTCCGCCGCCCCGGCCACCTTGCCGCACGCGCCCGCCT
This window harbors:
- a CDS encoding PhoH family protein gives rise to the protein MTGSKRIYALDTNVLLHDPTSLFRFEEHDVFIPMTVLEELDEKKKGGSEVSRNGRQVSRFINELIERGGGDGLKSGLELSNPDGVKLKRGAVGRLFFQQRTGHGNGKADNQILAAVIDLRDQYPDRPVILVTKDINLRIKASIYGITAEDYENDRALDDFALLFTGSEELPEDFWTRHPELRSWNERGRTFYEVDVREDEHWYANECLYMPGENDVELRVVELTGPEDAQRARLVLLDDHTHAAHGVWGIAARNREQNFAMNLLMDPDVDFVTLLGTAGTGKTLLALAAGLAQVMDQQRYREIIMTRATVSVGEDIGFLPGTEEEKMTPWMGALTDNLEVLANPEEGGSWGRQATNDLLASRVKIRSLNFMRGRTFLSRYLIIDEAQNLTPKQMKTLITRAGPGTKIVCLGNVEQIDTPYLTETTSGLTYAVDRFKMWAHSGHITLRRGERSRLADFASEAL